One window of Leptotrichia sp. oral taxon 498 genomic DNA carries:
- a CDS encoding penicillin-binding transpeptidase domain-containing protein, giving the protein MKKKSDIINKAKLNLENKKSRKNKKSNSESMWNKWYIRVMMLCFGLLIYTFVLIGNLFNLQILNGNMYSALGEKQYSSENYIKAKRGKISTDDGQLLAYDDEQYVVILDPSIIKEENIDKLLGMLKIYIESLDIDKARDDYENKKKYNKKYLKLDYKIQENAKHAIEQEVEAAAKQVKENNKGKSKSQKKTNPFLGIAFETVYTRKYENISAFQETVGFVNNENKGIYGIEKYYDTELAGEMGVVKGSLKIPEPFLKFSNIKNKGESKPAKDGNNIVLTIDNKIQDMLDRELNRTFDEYNATSTMGILLEVETGKILAMSSYPKSSDYSKVKNRTITDFFEPGSIFKPITVSMGLQSKTINANTRFQLDGSIQVQDRIIRDHDNTALGNLSLADVIAYSSNVAMVKISQTLDRATFYKYLASVGLGSKTGIDTYAEMTRKLLSLKDLTEVRKANVAFGQGIAMTQIQMIMALNTVINNGKLMKPYIVDRIEDENGNIVKKNKPTVLRKVFSDEVSKLNRSYMEAVVSRGTGRDAKIQGYRVGGKTGTAQKSGKGGYQKGRYFSSFFAFFPVEHPKYALLITINEPKGKNYYGAFVALPSVKKVLTELINYKRIGPDGEIKIEPSVKEVVVEEKKKDLNEIKAMFYKNIMPDLNGVVLRDFYSIYPQSKYPNFKVSGSGKVVDQYPKAGERIDDKTNIEIFFQ; this is encoded by the coding sequence ATGAAAAAAAAAAGTGATATTATAAACAAAGCTAAATTAAATTTAGAAAATAAAAAGAGTAGAAAAAATAAAAAAAGTAATTCTGAAAGTATGTGGAACAAGTGGTATATAAGAGTGATGATGCTTTGTTTCGGTCTTCTTATTTACACTTTTGTATTAATAGGTAATTTATTTAATCTACAAATATTAAATGGTAACATGTACAGCGCATTAGGTGAGAAACAATATTCTTCAGAAAATTATATAAAAGCTAAAAGAGGTAAAATTTCAACAGACGATGGACAGCTCTTGGCATACGATGATGAGCAATATGTAGTAATTTTGGATCCTTCGATAATTAAAGAAGAAAATATTGACAAGTTATTAGGAATGCTTAAGATATATATAGAGTCTTTGGATATTGACAAAGCGAGAGATGATTATGAGAATAAGAAAAAATATAATAAAAAATATTTGAAATTGGATTACAAAATACAAGAAAACGCTAAACATGCCATTGAACAAGAAGTCGAGGCAGCTGCTAAGCAGGTTAAGGAAAATAACAAAGGAAAAAGCAAATCCCAGAAAAAGACAAATCCATTTTTAGGAATTGCATTTGAAACGGTTTATACGAGAAAATATGAAAATATTAGCGCCTTTCAAGAAACAGTGGGCTTTGTAAACAACGAAAATAAAGGTATTTATGGAATTGAGAAATATTACGATACAGAACTTGCTGGAGAAATGGGAGTGGTCAAAGGTTCTTTGAAAATACCTGAGCCTTTTTTAAAATTTTCAAATATAAAAAATAAAGGTGAGTCAAAACCCGCAAAAGATGGAAACAATATAGTTTTGACAATTGATAATAAAATTCAAGATATGTTAGATCGTGAGCTTAATAGAACATTTGACGAATATAATGCAACTTCTACAATGGGAATCTTATTGGAAGTGGAAACTGGTAAAATACTTGCAATGTCGTCATATCCTAAATCAAGTGATTATTCAAAAGTAAAGAATAGAACAATTACTGATTTTTTTGAGCCAGGGTCAATATTTAAGCCAATAACGGTATCAATGGGTCTGCAGTCAAAAACAATAAATGCAAACACAAGATTTCAGCTAGATGGCTCAATTCAAGTACAAGATAGGATTATTAGAGATCACGATAACACAGCTTTGGGAAATCTAAGTTTGGCGGATGTAATAGCGTATTCATCCAATGTTGCGATGGTAAAAATTTCACAAACATTGGACAGAGCCACATTTTATAAATATTTGGCAAGTGTGGGACTTGGTTCAAAGACAGGAATTGATACTTATGCGGAAATGACAAGGAAACTTTTAAGTTTAAAAGATTTGACAGAAGTGAGAAAAGCGAATGTGGCATTTGGTCAAGGTATTGCAATGACTCAGATCCAGATGATAATGGCACTTAATACTGTAATAAACAATGGAAAGCTTATGAAACCTTACATAGTTGACAGAATAGAAGATGAAAATGGAAATATTGTCAAAAAAAATAAACCAACTGTGCTAAGAAAAGTTTTTAGTGATGAAGTTTCAAAGTTAAATAGAAGCTATATGGAAGCTGTTGTCAGCCGTGGAACAGGGAGAGATGCGAAAATACAGGGGTATCGTGTAGGTGGTAAAACTGGAACGGCACAGAAATCTGGTAAAGGTGGTTATCAAAAAGGTCGTTATTTCAGTTCATTCTTTGCATTTTTTCCAGTGGAGCATCCTAAATATGCACTGCTTATTACGATAAACGAGCCTAAAGGTAAGAATTATTATGGAGCCTTTGTCGCTTTGCCATCGGTAAAAAAAGTTCTGACAGAGCTAATTAACTACAAGCGAATAGGACCTGATGGAGAAATAAAAATTGAGCCTTCGGTAAAAGAAGTGGTAGTTGAAGAAAAGAAAAAAGATTTAAATGAAATTAAAGCAATGTTTTATAAAAATATTATGCCAGATTTAAATGGTGTTGTACTAAGAGATTTTTATTCTATTTATCCACAGAGTAAATATCCAAATTTTAAAGTTTCTGGAAGTGGAAAGGTTGTAGATCAGTATCCAAAAGCTGGGGAGAGAATTGATGATAAGACAAATATTGAAATATTTTTTCAATAA
- a CDS encoding DUF4431 domain-containing protein has translation MKRKFLLLLVLLLISSISVFAKGQSSSNLRSQKTYYYETDVSIIGVFDIEEHYYDATIRIGEVTYPYFLFLSSPIKVVPSRADDEMNLVETGVNKIQLAMDSNLINKLKSKKAYGKKIKVTGELYHSYNAHHFSEVLMSVKSVEVLD, from the coding sequence ATGAAAAGAAAATTTTTATTATTATTAGTTTTATTATTAATTAGTTCAATAAGTGTATTTGCAAAAGGACAATCAAGTTCTAACTTGAGAAGTCAAAAAACATATTATTATGAAACAGATGTTTCAATAATAGGAGTATTTGATATTGAAGAACATTATTATGATGCTACTATAAGAATAGGAGAAGTAACATATCCTTATTTTTTATTTTTGAGTAGTCCTATAAAAGTTGTTCCTAGTAGAGCAGATGATGAGATGAATCTTGTAGAAACAGGTGTGAATAAAATACAGTTAGCAATGGATAGTAATTTAATAAATAAATTAAAATCTAAAAAAGCATACGGGAAAAAAATAAAAGTGACAGGTGAATTATATCATTCATATAATGCTCATCATTTTTCGGAAGTTTTAATGTCGGTAAAATCAGTAGAAGTACTAGATTAG
- a CDS encoding DpnD/PcfM family protein has product MKKFKIVIEEHVSGEFEIEAEDMGKAFEIAEKNYYEGKFVLEPGNVTSRLMFLETTDGEECSEWIEF; this is encoded by the coding sequence ATGAAAAAATTTAAAATAGTAATAGAAGAGCATGTTTCAGGAGAATTTGAAATTGAAGCAGAAGATATGGGAAAAGCTTTTGAAATTGCAGAAAAAAATTATTATGAGGGGAAATTTGTACTTGAGCCAGGAAATGTTACAAGTAGACTTATGTTTTTAGAAACAACAGATGGGGAAGAATGTTCAGAATGGATTGAATTTTAG
- the gatA gene encoding Asp-tRNA(Asn)/Glu-tRNA(Gln) amidotransferase subunit GatA has translation MSLYKKTASEIAKMIKNKEITSEEVTKSFLDRIEKTEEKIGAFSNVFPEKALDEAKKYDSENNEEARKNYDNELLFGVPVALKDNIVSKGDLTTAASKILKNYVGVYDATVVEKLKKAGTPIIGKANMDEFAMGSSNENSSIKSVSNPWDLTRVPGGSSGGSAAIVAAGQAPIALGSDTGGSIRQPACLTGTVGIKPTYGRVSRYGLMAFGSSLDQIGALAKSTEDLARLLQIIAGYDEKDATSVNVEVPNYLESLNNDLKGLKIGIPKEYFAEGLDENIKKVIMDSVEKLKELGAEIKEVSLPYSKYAISTYYIISSAEAASNLSRYDGVRYGVRESNEDVEKMYVESRTKGFGDEVKRRIMIGNYVLSSGFYDAYYKKASQVRRLIRDDFSKALKEVDVLLTPVSPTIAFKKGEKITDPVQMYLGDIFTVSINMAGLPAISVPAGFVDGLPVGIQLIGNYFREDLLFNISHKFEGVRGKIEYPEV, from the coding sequence ATGAGTTTATACAAAAAAACGGCTAGTGAAATAGCTAAAATGATAAAAAATAAAGAGATTACTTCTGAAGAAGTAACAAAATCTTTTTTGGATAGAATTGAGAAAACTGAAGAAAAAATAGGAGCATTTTCTAATGTGTTTCCTGAAAAGGCTTTAGATGAGGCAAAAAAATATGATTCTGAAAATAATGAAGAAGCTAGAAAAAATTATGATAATGAGTTGTTGTTTGGAGTGCCTGTGGCTTTGAAGGACAATATTGTATCAAAAGGAGATTTGACTACGGCTGCATCGAAAATTCTTAAAAATTATGTGGGAGTTTATGATGCGACAGTTGTGGAAAAATTGAAAAAAGCTGGGACACCAATAATTGGGAAGGCTAATATGGATGAGTTTGCAATGGGGTCTTCAAATGAGAATTCTTCGATAAAATCAGTTTCTAATCCTTGGGATTTAACAAGAGTGCCTGGTGGAAGCAGTGGAGGATCGGCAGCGATAGTTGCAGCGGGACAAGCACCGATTGCACTTGGTTCGGATACAGGTGGAAGTATTAGACAACCTGCTTGTTTGACTGGAACTGTTGGAATTAAGCCGACTTATGGAAGAGTTTCAAGATACGGGCTTATGGCGTTTGGATCTTCTCTTGATCAAATTGGAGCTTTGGCAAAATCAACTGAGGATTTGGCAAGACTTTTACAAATAATTGCGGGATATGATGAAAAGGATGCGACAAGTGTAAATGTGGAAGTTCCTAACTATTTGGAAAGTTTGAATAATGATTTGAAAGGCTTGAAAATTGGGATTCCAAAAGAATATTTTGCAGAAGGATTAGATGAAAATATTAAAAAAGTGATAATGGATTCGGTGGAAAAATTGAAGGAATTAGGAGCTGAAATTAAAGAAGTATCACTTCCATATTCAAAATATGCGATTTCTACTTATTACATAATTTCATCGGCTGAAGCTGCTTCAAACTTGTCAAGATACGACGGAGTAAGATATGGTGTGAGAGAAAGCAACGAAGATGTGGAAAAAATGTATGTTGAGTCAAGAACAAAAGGTTTTGGAGATGAAGTAAAAAGAAGAATTATGATTGGAAACTATGTGTTAAGTTCTGGATTCTATGACGCTTATTACAAAAAGGCTTCGCAAGTTAGAAGACTTATTAGAGATGATTTTTCAAAAGCATTAAAAGAAGTAGATGTTTTATTAACACCAGTTTCTCCAACTATAGCATTTAAAAAAGGTGAAAAAATTACTGATCCAGTCCAGATGTATTTGGGAGATATTTTTACCGTATCAATAAATATGGCGGGGCTTCCTGCAATTTCAGTACCTGCTGGATTTGTAGATGGACTTCCTGTTGGAATTCAGTTAATCGGAAATTATTTTAGAGAAGATTTATTGTTTAATATTTCTCATAAATTTGAAGGTGTTCGTGGGAAAATTGAATATCCTGAAGTATAA
- the gatC gene encoding Asp-tRNA(Asn)/Glu-tRNA(Gln) amidotransferase subunit GatC, whose protein sequence is MLSKEDVLKIAALSKLEFSENEIEKFRVDLNKIFDHMEELNSVDTSEVEPLFNVLDLKDVLRKDVVKDSGIKKEILENAPNSDEEFIIVPKVVGENADN, encoded by the coding sequence ATGTTAAGCAAAGAAGATGTACTGAAAATAGCAGCGCTTTCAAAGCTGGAATTTTCGGAAAATGAAATTGAAAAATTTAGAGTGGATTTGAATAAAATTTTTGACCATATGGAAGAGTTGAATAGTGTGGATACGAGTGAGGTTGAGCCACTTTTTAATGTGCTTGATTTAAAGGATGTATTGAGAAAAGATGTTGTTAAGGATAGTGGAATTAAGAAAGAAATCTTGGAAAATGCACCAAATAGCGATGAGGAATTTATAATTGTTCCAAAAGTTGTGGGAGAAAATGCGGATAATTAG
- the gatB gene encoding Asp-tRNA(Asn)/Glu-tRNA(Gln) amidotransferase subunit GatB, translated as MSMEYETVIGLEVHCQLKTKTKVWCSCDADYDNKHPNTSACPVCTGQPGALPKLNEKVLDYAIKAALALRCEINEESQFDRKNYFYPDSPKNYQITQYFKPYAENGTLKITTNSGKEAVVGIERIQIEEDTAKSIHTTSETLLNYNRASVPLIEIISKPEIKNAEEAYAYLNTLKDRLKYTKVSDVSMELGSLRCDANVSVRKKGEKELGTRTETKNLNSFKAVMRAIEYETNRQIEVIENGGRVVQETRLWDEENAVTKPMRSKEEAMDYRYFPEPDLPTLVISDERLEKVKGEMPEFADEKARRFVNEYKLHEMEAATLSSEQELAEYYEEIVNDTKEPRLAANWVLTEVLRVLKEKNISISEFNVTPKSLGKLIKLIQVKTISSKIAKDVFEILLTEDKDPEIIVKEKGLVQITDDSAIEKIVDQVLAENAQSVEDYKNGKSNALKYLMGQAMKLSRGKANPQMINKLILDKLS; from the coding sequence ATGAGTATGGAATATGAAACAGTCATTGGACTGGAAGTGCATTGTCAATTAAAAACAAAAACAAAAGTATGGTGTTCGTGTGATGCCGATTATGATAACAAACATCCAAATACATCGGCGTGTCCAGTGTGTACTGGTCAACCAGGAGCATTGCCAAAATTGAATGAAAAAGTGCTTGATTATGCGATAAAAGCGGCACTTGCCTTGAGATGTGAAATAAATGAGGAGAGTCAATTTGATAGAAAAAATTATTTTTATCCAGATTCACCAAAAAATTATCAAATTACGCAATATTTTAAACCTTATGCGGAAAATGGGACTTTGAAAATTACGACAAATTCTGGAAAAGAGGCAGTTGTCGGGATTGAGAGAATCCAAATTGAGGAAGATACGGCGAAAAGTATTCACACGACTTCTGAAACGTTGTTGAATTACAACAGAGCGTCTGTACCGTTAATCGAGATTATTTCTAAGCCAGAAATTAAAAATGCTGAAGAGGCTTATGCGTACTTGAATACATTGAAGGATAGATTAAAATATACTAAAGTTAGTGATGTAAGTATGGAATTGGGGTCGCTTAGATGTGATGCGAATGTTTCTGTTAGAAAAAAAGGTGAAAAAGAATTGGGTACTAGAACGGAAACTAAGAACTTAAACTCATTCAAAGCGGTTATGAGAGCCATTGAATATGAAACAAATAGACAAATTGAAGTGATTGAAAATGGTGGAAGAGTTGTTCAGGAAACTAGACTTTGGGATGAGGAAAATGCTGTAACTAAGCCAATGAGAAGCAAAGAGGAAGCTATGGATTATAGATATTTCCCTGAGCCAGATTTGCCTACACTTGTAATTTCTGACGAGAGACTTGAAAAAGTAAAAGGTGAAATGCCAGAATTTGCTGATGAAAAAGCGAGAAGATTTGTAAATGAGTATAAATTGCATGAAATGGAAGCTGCGACACTTTCTTCGGAACAAGAATTAGCTGAATATTATGAAGAAATTGTAAATGATACAAAAGAGCCAAGACTTGCGGCAAACTGGGTGTTGACAGAAGTTTTGAGAGTGTTGAAGGAAAAAAATATTTCGATTTCAGAATTTAATGTAACGCCGAAAAGTTTAGGGAAATTGATTAAATTGATTCAAGTGAAAACAATTAGCTCGAAAATAGCGAAAGATGTATTTGAAATTTTATTGACAGAAGATAAAGATCCTGAAATTATTGTAAAAGAAAAAGGATTGGTTCAAATTACTGATGACAGTGCGATTGAGAAAATTGTTGATCAAGTGTTGGCTGAAAATGCACAATCGGTGGAAGATTATAAAAATGGTAAGAGCAATGCACTAAAATATCTTATGGGACAAGCTATGAAGTTATCTCGTGGAAAAGCTAATCCACAAATGATAAACAAGCTGATTTTAGATAAGTTAAGTTAA